In the Candidatus Nezhaarchaeales archaeon genome, GTTTAGCCTCCATGCTTTTTCCGCGCATAACCTCTAAGACCTCTCTAAAGGTTAACCTATCTTGTAGGCCTGCGGCGTAGTTTGTACAGATACAAAGCATTGCGTAGCAAATACCCAACTCCCTAGCTAGTACAGCTTCAGGGATACCGCTCATACCTACAACGTCGCATTTCAATGCGCGCATCATCCTTATCTCGGCCGGTGTTTCAAGCCTAGGCCCCTCAGTACACGCGTAAACACCCCTTGGTGAGAACCTAACGTTAAGCGCCTCACAAGCCCTTATTAAGGCGCTTCTAACCTCGGGGCAGTAGGGCTGCGTCATATCGACGTGGCGAACTGTAGGACCATCGTAGAATGTTTGAGCGCGAGCCTTAGTGAAGTCCACGAAGTCGTCAATAACCACTAAATCTCCAGGTTTTAACTCCTCCTTACTTATGATACCTACTGCGCTCACCCCTATAATCCTCTCCACGTTTAATAGTTGAAGGGCCTTTATGTTAGCTCGGAAATTAACCTTATGAGGGGGTAGAACGTGGCCCTTACCATGGCGTGGGATGAAAAATAGCTCCTCCTTACCGATAGTCGTCTCGATAAGCTGAACTTCACCGTACGGGGTGTTAACCGTCATCTCTCTACCTTGAAGTAGCGTTTCAAGCCCCGATCCACCTATGATAGCTACCTTCACTTTTCACCCCCCAGCTTCTTCGTTACCTTCTCGTATACTATGAACGTTAATACTAAGGAGGCACAGGTAAGGGAGGTTAGAAGCATCCAAGTTAAGAACCCTAGAGGGCTTAATGAGGGATCGTTTAATAGGGCCGTCACCTCCCGTAGAACAAATATGAACATGAGGCAAAAAACCAGCGTAACTACCTCATGCCATAGCTTTGGGGCTCCGCTTACGTACTTTTCAACACCTCGACCTACGATCAGGATTATTATGCCGACCATTATTATATCGCTAGCGTAAACCTTGAAGGGTAAGGCTCCTCCACCCCTTAACGCTAAGAATACCCCAAGAAGCCTCGGTACGTTTGAAAGGCTTAGGAGCTCAGGTTTTAACTCCACTTGTTTAACTACTGAGTCAGCCCCTAAGTATAGGGCTACGCCGAACGTTAATAACGCTATTAGCGAGCTGAAGAACATTATCGGCGACTTCGACCACGCCCTTACGACTTTCTCGTCCACGCGGAAGCCCTTAATAAACATAATAAACCCGGCCGCGATCATTAACGCTATTCCAGCGTAGCTCAGTAGGTTAAGTATGGTGAGTACAGCTAAAGCTATTATAAAAAGCCCAGGTATACCTAGGAAGAAGGGTGAATACCTAGGATCCTCAACCATTAACCTTAAGTACCTCGTAAATAGGAGATACGTTTCCTCAACCCCCCGGGACTGCCTAATAACCACCCTCCTAACAGATGCTATAGGTACCTTAGACTGTATGATTGGTAGTACCTCTTCATCGGATACTCCGTCACTAACTAGGATAACGCTATCAGCGGGGAAAACCTTTAACACCTCGTTTAACTCTGAAGCTACCTTAATATCGGCTTCAACACCTCGCCCCCCTGAACCAGTAATAGTGGCTACTTCACAGGTATAACGTTCATCGGAGAGGAGGCTTCTATATACTTGAAGGGCTGCGAACATGGCGTTCGCGTCAGCATCCTCAGGCTCGCGCATTATAAACTCCATGGCCGCTTTTAAATTAGCTTCCCGCCCTAATATAGGGGTCTTAATACCCGTAGTTCTACCTACATCGTTATCCCGATCAACGTATAAAACCAATATTCGCTTTTTATCGGAAGCCAATAGGTGGAAGCCTCCGTCTTTAAATTCTAGCTTTTAACCTAGATATAAAGCTAGGAAAAAAGTTTAAATAGTGCTAGTCAACCGTTACCCGCCTCTACTAACGCTTTAAACTCGTCGAAATTTAATCTCTCACCCCTACTTATCTTCTCTTTAGCCTCCTCAGCAATCCTCCTACGCTGAATTAAAGCCTCCTGGTTCCTCCTCTCCAAGTCTTTAAGCCGCGTTAGAATCATTTCACGCCTTTTAATGGATAACTCCTCAGATACTCTTCGTACGTCTTCCTTTAAGCTTTTAACCCGAATGTTAATGGGTTTAAGGATATCTCCTACCTTATTCACTTCGCCAGTAAGGTTAGCTATCTCCTGCCTAATACTGTTTACTCGCTCAATTAATGAACGTATTGAGTCTTGTAACGTATTCAACTGCCCCCGTAACGCTTCAATCTGTCGCTCCTTAACGCTGATCTGCGCATCAATACCGCGTATTTCCTCATAAACGGCTAATCGTGCTTTAACATTCTCTATGGTTAAAACAAGCCGCCTATCATCCTCCCGAGGTAGGGTTGGCGTAGTTTGATACTTCCACTCTAACTCCTCATATATTTTCCGCAACTCATTTTCGGGTTTACCAGCCCTCCTTAGTAGGATGGATCGTTTACTTCTTAATAGCTTCAAGTCCTCGATATGCTTCGAAATTTCATCCTTTACCCTTACACGCTCATCCTTCAATTCCGCTATCCGTTTAAATAGATTTAAACGTTCACGTTTCAATTCGCGAATTCTAGATGTAAGCTCCTTAAGCTCATTTAGCTTCTTCTGTTTTTCAGCGTATAATTCTGAAAGCTCCTTCTTCTTCTTAAGCAGGAGGTCTTCCAGCTTCTCAGCTTCTTCAAGCTCTACACTCTTATTCAACAATTCTCCCTCTACGCGTTTAAAGCGTTAAAAAGATTAAACAACAAAGCATTAAAGCTTACTTCTACTGGGGAATAAAAAAGAGCTATTCGAGTACTACGTAGTAGTATGCGCCCTTTGCTTTAATGTTGAAGCGTCCTTCCCGATTGCACTTAACGCCTTCCTTATAGCTTCCATAGGGCTTCGTCCTCCCTCTACGAAGCCGT is a window encoding:
- a CDS encoding S-methyl-5'-thioinosine phosphorylase; the encoded protein is MKVAIIGGSGLETLLQGREMTVNTPYGEVQLIETTIGKEELFFIPRHGKGHVLPPHKVNFRANIKALQLLNVERIIGVSAVGIISKEELKPGDLVVIDDFVDFTKARAQTFYDGPTVRHVDMTQPYCPEVRSALIRACEALNVRFSPRGVYACTEGPRLETPAEIRMMRALKCDVVGMSGIPEAVLARELGICYAMLCICTNYAAGLQDRLTFREVLEVMRGKSMEAKRVILESLKFIPKEKGCSCSKYE
- a CDS encoding DUF373 family protein yields the protein MVLYVDRDNDVGRTTGIKTPILGREANLKAAMEFIMREPEDADANAMFAALQVYRSLLSDERYTCEVATITGSGGRGVEADIKVASELNEVLKVFPADSVILVSDGVSDEEVLPIIQSKVPIASVRRVVIRQSRGVEETYLLFTRYLRLMVEDPRYSPFFLGIPGLFIIALAVLTILNLLSYAGIALMIAAGFIMFIKGFRVDEKVVRAWSKSPIMFFSSLIALLTFGVALYLGADSVVKQVELKPELLSLSNVPRLLGVFLALRGGGALPFKVYASDIIMVGIIILIVGRGVEKYVSGAPKLWHEVVTLVFCLMFIFVLREVTALLNDPSLSPLGFLTWMLLTSLTCASLVLTFIVYEKVTKKLGGEK